In one Diabrotica virgifera virgifera chromosome 5, PGI_DIABVI_V3a genomic region, the following are encoded:
- the LOC114339037 gene encoding keratin-associated protein 19-2-like — translation MFSKKMIVFVVLLSILMLVASAEEAISSEVEEVSVEEKKPAKRGIYGGYGRGLGYGLGYGGYYGGYYGGYGGFGGYPYYGGYGYYGYPRYYGFGGYYPYYGGFGGYYY, via the coding sequence GTTCTACTATCAATTCTGATGTTAGTAGCAAGCGCAGAAGAAGCAATATCATCTGAAGTAGAAGAAGTATCTGTAGAGGAGAAGAAACCCGCAAAAAGGGGAATATACGGAGGTTATGGAAGAGGATTAGGATACGGATTGGGATACGGAGGATACTACGGAGGATACTATGGAGGTTATGGAGGTTTTGGGGGATATCCTTACTATGGTGGTTACGGGTATTACGGCTATCCGAGATACTATGGATTTGGTGGATACTACCCTTATTATGGTGGATTCGGTGGATACTATTACTAA